From a region of the Defluviitalea raffinosedens genome:
- a CDS encoding motility associated factor glycosyltransferase family protein: MDFCKINMDLLKVKDVDLYHLMNQFILKEEKYKKELTHSKVYTLKISEYDYTRKKHVDFYLHSKYDPVREAEKFAKGQYSLEKEKIIIFGFGLGYHVEAIFNLLKDHQKLYIFEMNLNVFKSALECRNLSNILSSDRVHLIISDHETQQALHLGNLLKEDAHLIIHPPSLKTIPKNSEKIRFILEDWNITKSETNEWREMLDENYRRNVSLNAPNVGELYHQYRGLPFIVVSAGPSLEKNIHLIGDLEGRAFIFAVGRTLKTLLLENIEPDMFCIIDPQYEPTYDQIKGYENLDIPMVFFESASADTVLRYKGPKYFASNKKEHIENPAHIMDLGGSVATAVLDLSIRFGGNPIVFVGQDLAFTDGQSHAYGNTVQENANRRKVKGQNGEWLDTTLGLLSFKHWIENKIKDHPHIEFINATEGGAYIEGCRHMPLQDFIEEYIDYSKPADKRLRIRKLKEEIKIFTATIEFMN, encoded by the coding sequence ATGGATTTTTGCAAAATCAATATGGATTTACTCAAAGTTAAAGATGTAGATCTGTATCATCTCATGAACCAATTTATATTGAAAGAAGAAAAGTACAAGAAAGAACTAACCCATTCTAAGGTATATACCCTTAAAATTTCTGAGTATGATTATACAAGAAAAAAGCATGTAGATTTTTATTTGCATAGTAAATATGATCCCGTTAGAGAAGCAGAGAAATTCGCAAAAGGTCAATACAGTTTAGAAAAAGAAAAAATCATTATTTTCGGATTCGGCCTGGGTTATCATGTTGAAGCAATATTCAATCTGTTAAAAGATCATCAAAAACTGTATATATTCGAAATGAACCTGAACGTATTTAAATCTGCTTTAGAATGCAGGAATTTATCAAATATTTTATCCAGTGATCGAGTACATCTTATAATCTCTGATCATGAGACACAACAGGCATTGCATCTAGGGAATTTATTGAAAGAAGATGCCCATCTCATTATCCACCCTCCCTCTTTAAAGACAATACCTAAAAATAGCGAGAAAATCCGATTTATTTTAGAGGACTGGAATATTACCAAGAGTGAAACCAATGAGTGGAGAGAAATGCTGGATGAAAACTATAGACGAAATGTATCCTTAAATGCTCCTAATGTGGGAGAATTATACCATCAATATAGAGGCCTGCCTTTTATTGTTGTATCTGCAGGGCCTTCGTTAGAAAAAAATATTCATTTAATAGGTGACTTAGAAGGAAGAGCTTTTATTTTTGCCGTTGGAAGGACACTGAAGACTTTACTTTTAGAAAATATAGAACCAGATATGTTTTGCATCATAGATCCTCAATATGAACCTACTTACGATCAAATCAAAGGATATGAAAATCTGGATATCCCTATGGTATTTTTTGAATCAGCCAGTGCAGATACTGTATTAAGATATAAAGGGCCTAAATATTTTGCTTCTAATAAAAAAGAACATATAGAGAATCCGGCGCACATTATGGACTTAGGAGGATCTGTTGCTACCGCAGTACTCGATTTGTCTATTCGATTCGGAGGAAACCCTATTGTGTTTGTAGGACAAGACTTGGCTTTTACGGATGGACAAAGTCATGCTTATGGAAATACGGTCCAAGAAAATGCTAACAGAAGGAAAGTCAAAGGGCAAAATGGAGAATGGCTGGATACGACTTTGGGACTACTGAGTTTTAAGCATTGGATAGAGAATAAAATCAAGGATCATCCTCACATCGAATTTATTAATGCTACTGAAGGTGGAGCCTATATAGAGGGATGCAGACATATGCCTCTGCAGGATTTTATTGAAGAGTATATAGATTACTCAAAACCTGCAGACAAAAGATTAAGGATAAGAAAGCTAAAGGAAGAAATAAAAATCTTTACAGCTACCATTGAGTTTATGAATTAG
- a CDS encoding 6-hydroxymethylpterin diphosphokinase MptE-like protein, with the protein MSSSLYEKNIQEYMKRTGKNIRAYEKNSNAVLEKTKDNYYTVKINESEREVYIHSKYSPIKEAERFVEKLEDYNIKTVFIVYGMGLGYHILELIKRLHKDNPLIIIEPNEGVLSRAFSVYDWTSLMRRDKTYIFSGTDANELKLVLGEFIDISNVDNLKLLNFSQYHKVYSSFYEKVVEEIKHYVSLFKISKNTREHFWEQFNKNFFNNLYSIFYQRSINDLKNQFKNVPAFIVSAGPSLDKNIKELQNVKDKGIIFSGGRTLPTLFKYNITPHFVVSMDPGIAAYHVLKEYADHNLPLITTVVSNDTVISEHQGDIFYISNSEYRGLVRYFTQRDMDVLPLGASVANASLAIAVYLGCNPIIFIGQDLAYTDGKYHADSCNDTTESDTVDDMIEVEGIDGNKVFTNSVWHTFLMWMEKFIIHNPNNIYIDATEGGAKIHGTKIMPLRQAITKYCIQDGFIQDKIHTIVKSNQARDIDEKLQRLLVNLKVDLDKVHKVSSQGLKEANLLLNIENIDEKAIKRLNYFEEQLNEIIKRNEAVADILLRIINDIDTNTAFIEKMNESKEEKFRRIIHRSIALHEKIETTSCDINKLIQNVMDQDIEIIKIFQCNIVFA; encoded by the coding sequence ATGAGTTCTTCCCTTTATGAGAAAAACATACAAGAATACATGAAAAGAACAGGAAAGAATATCAGAGCATATGAGAAAAATTCCAATGCAGTTTTAGAGAAAACTAAGGACAATTATTATACAGTTAAAATAAATGAATCAGAAAGAGAAGTTTATATTCACAGCAAATACTCTCCGATTAAAGAAGCAGAACGATTTGTGGAGAAGTTAGAAGATTACAATATAAAGACAGTTTTTATAGTATATGGCATGGGTTTGGGGTATCATATTCTTGAGCTTATAAAACGTTTGCACAAAGATAATCCTTTAATCATTATTGAACCCAATGAAGGAGTACTTTCCAGAGCTTTTTCTGTTTATGACTGGACCTCTCTCATGCGAAGGGACAAGACTTATATTTTTTCAGGCACCGATGCCAATGAGCTAAAACTTGTATTAGGAGAATTTATTGATATTTCTAACGTAGATAATTTGAAGCTATTAAATTTTTCTCAATATCATAAAGTATATTCTTCATTTTATGAAAAGGTCGTAGAAGAAATCAAACACTATGTTTCATTGTTTAAGATTTCAAAAAATACGAGGGAGCATTTTTGGGAGCAATTTAATAAAAATTTCTTTAATAACCTATATTCTATATTTTACCAAAGATCAATCAACGATTTAAAAAATCAATTTAAAAATGTTCCTGCTTTTATTGTGTCCGCTGGGCCATCTCTGGATAAAAATATAAAGGAACTTCAAAATGTGAAAGATAAGGGGATTATTTTTTCAGGAGGCAGAACCCTGCCTACTTTATTTAAATATAATATTACGCCCCATTTTGTTGTTTCTATGGATCCTGGAATAGCAGCCTATCATGTTTTAAAAGAATACGCAGATCATAATCTACCGCTTATTACTACAGTGGTTTCCAACGATACAGTAATTTCAGAACATCAGGGAGACATATTTTACATTTCCAATAGCGAGTATAGAGGACTTGTCAGATACTTTACTCAAAGGGACATGGATGTTTTGCCTCTGGGGGCTTCAGTAGCCAATGCTTCTTTAGCTATAGCAGTTTATTTAGGCTGTAATCCCATTATATTTATAGGGCAGGATTTGGCTTATACTGACGGAAAATATCATGCAGACAGCTGTAATGATACGACTGAATCCGATACAGTGGATGATATGATAGAAGTTGAAGGCATAGACGGCAATAAGGTATTCACTAATAGTGTATGGCATACTTTTCTAATGTGGATGGAAAAATTTATAATACATAATCCAAACAACATATATATAGATGCCACAGAAGGCGGAGCTAAGATTCATGGAACAAAGATCATGCCTTTAAGACAAGCTATAACAAAATACTGTATTCAAGATGGATTTATACAAGATAAGATTCATACTATTGTTAAATCGAATCAGGCAAGGGATATAGATGAAAAACTTCAACGTCTTTTAGTCAACTTAAAAGTAGATTTAGATAAGGTTCATAAGGTTTCAAGCCAGGGATTGAAAGAAGCGAATCTATTACTTAATATAGAAAATATAGATGAAAAAGCTATAAAAAGACTTAATTATTTTGAAGAGCAGCTTAATGAGATTATAAAACGTAATGAAGCAGTTGCAGATATCTTATTAAGGATCATAAATGATATAGATACAAATACTGCATTTATAGAGAAAATGAATGAAAGCAAAGAAGAGAAATTCCGACGAATCATTCATAGGAGTATAGCACTTCATGAAAAAATAGAAACTACCAGTTGTGACATCAATAAACTGATACAAAATGTCATGGATCAAGACATAGAAATTATAAAGATATTTCAATGCAACATTGTTTTTGCATAA
- a CDS encoding flagellin produces MVINHNMQALNAHRQLGINSGSQSKSIEKLSSGLRINRAGDDAAGLSISEKMRAQIRGLNQASRNAQDGISLIQTAEGALNEVHEILQRMRELAVQAANDTNVAADRSYINDEIKQLQAEINRIASTTEFNTQKLLNGDKATNALNFQIGANYNQKVSLTIGSMKTTDLGVNSISVDSFENASKAISTINGAINKVSQERSKLGAIQNRLEHTIKNLDTAAENLQASESRIRDVDMAKEMMNYTKLNILSQAAQSMLAQANQNPQNVLQLLR; encoded by the coding sequence TAGGTATCAATTCTGGTTCTCAATCTAAATCTATTGAAAAATTAAGCTCCGGTTTAAGAATCAACCGTGCTGGAGACGACGCAGCAGGACTTTCTATTTCTGAAAAAATGCGTGCGCAAATCAGAGGTTTAAATCAAGCTTCCAGAAACGCTCAAGACGGTATTTCTTTAATCCAAACAGCAGAAGGTGCATTAAACGAAGTTCATGAAATTCTTCAAAGAATGAGAGAATTAGCTGTACAAGCTGCTAACGATACAAACGTTGCAGCTGATAGAAGCTATATCAATGATGAAATTAAACAATTACAAGCAGAAATCAATCGTATTGCAAGCACCACAGAATTCAACACCCAAAAATTATTAAACGGAGACAAAGCAACTAATGCTTTGAACTTCCAGATTGGTGCAAATTATAATCAAAAAGTTAGCTTGACTATTGGTAGCATGAAGACTACTGACTTAGGTGTAAATAGCATTTCTGTTGATAGTTTTGAAAATGCATCAAAAGCAATCTCTACTATTAACGGTGCAATTAACAAAGTATCTCAAGAAAGATCCAAGCTTGGTGCTATTCAAAACCGCTTAGAACATACCATCAAGAATTTGGATACAGCTGCTGAAAACTTACAAGCATCTGAATCCAGAATTCGTGACGTTGATATGGCTAAGGAAATGATGAACTACACCAAACTTAACATCTTAAGCCAAGCTGCTCAATCCATGCTTGCACAAGCAAATCAAAATCCACAAAATGTACTTCAATTATTAAGATAA